The following DNA comes from Candidatus Binataceae bacterium.
GATCCGCGAGCGGTGGCGGACAACTGGGAGCGGCTGCGCGGCACGCTGCCCGAGAGCATCGTCTTTTCGCGCGTGAACCAGGTCCACGGCAATGCGGTGCGGGTCGTGACTCACGCGGATGCGGCGACGCGTCCGCGCGCCGACGGCATGGTGACACGCGAACCGGGGATAATTCTCGGAATTTTTACCGCCGATTGCGTCCCGGTTCTGATGGTCAGCGGCCGGCCGCAGGTAGCATGCGCGCTGCACGCGGGCTGGCGCGGAGTGCTGGCGGGGATTGCCCCCGCTGGCGTGCGGAGGATGGAAGAACTGGGCACTCCGGCGAGCGCAATCCGGGTCGCGCTCGGTCCCTCGATTGGGCCCTGCTGCTTTGAAGTCGATGCCGAACTTGCCGGGCGTTTTGTGCGGGAAATTCCAGGCTCCGCGCTCCAGGCACGCGACGGCAAGCCGGATAAGGCGTTTCTCAACTTGCGCGGGATCATTTGTGATCAGCTAATCGCAGCCGGCGTTCCCGCCCACGCCATTACCAACTCGGGTCCCTGCACCCGTTGCGCGAGCGATCAATATTTCTCGCGGCGCGCGGCGGCGGGGGTTACCACGGGACTGCAAATGAGCTTTGTCGGCTTTGCGCCGTGAGCGGCAATGAGTACGCGTAAGCGGCGCAGCAAACGTTCCGCGGGGGTGATGAGGATGGTGCGCAAACCGCTGGCCCCGCCAACGCGCGTGGAAGACGGTCTCACCAAGTATCAGCGCGCGCGCGAAAAGGCGCGCCTGCGCCGCGAGGAAGACTCCTGATGAGCACGCCGGTCGCCGCTGAGATTCGGGTTGGAATCATCGGCGCAGGGCATATCTGCCAGACGCACTCGCTGATGCTGCGGCGGATCAGCGACCGTACCAACGGCAGCGTGCGGGTCATCGCAGTCGCCGACCGCGAGGCCAAGGCCGCGGAGAACCTTGCGGCGCGTTGGCCGCAAGCGAGGGCGCTGGCCAGCACCGCTGAAGTAATCGCGGACCAAACTGTTGACGCAGTGTGGATCTGCACTCCCACCGCGCACCATCGCGAGGCCTGCCTGATGGCAGCGCGCGCCGGAAAGCACATCTTCTGCGAGAAGCCGCTTGCGATGACGGCGGCCGACGCGCAGGAGATGGCCAGTGCCATCCATTCCGCGGGAGTCATAAGCCAGGTCGGCCTGGTGCTGCGTTTTTCTCCGGTATACACGGTCATCCGCGCGCTGGTTTCCGAGCCCAGCGCGGGAGCCGTCCTCGCGGTGACGATGCGCGATGACCAGGACTTCCCGATCCGCGGGGTTCACAACAGCGCCTGGCGCAACGATCCTTCTGTTACCGCCGGCGGTACGCTGGTCGAGCACAGCGTGCACGACTTCGACCTGCTGACCTGGATGTTCGGGCCCCTGCGGCGCATCTACTGCCGCACCCGAAACCTCAACGGCGCCTCCGGTATTGAAGATTTCGGCGCCACTCAAATGGAATTCGCAGCCGGGTTTCACGGGCAACTAACCTCGGTGTGGCATCGCATGATCGGACGGCCGAGCAATCGGCGCCTTGAAATCTTTGCGGAGAGCCTGTTTCTCGCCTGCGACCATGATTCAAGCGGGCCGATCGTGGTTCAACGCGCCAGCGCAGCCCGCGAGGAGA
Coding sequences within:
- the pgeF gene encoding peptidoglycan editing factor PgeF, whose translation is MSDSHTLQVSTSTPPRLRVWPEPGIIHGFLGRLGGRSTGAYESLNLSHFVGDDPRAVADNWERLRGTLPESIVFSRVNQVHGNAVRVVTHADAATRPRADGMVTREPGIILGIFTADCVPVLMVSGRPQVACALHAGWRGVLAGIAPAGVRRMEELGTPASAIRVALGPSIGPCCFEVDAELAGRFVREIPGSALQARDGKPDKAFLNLRGIICDQLIAAGVPAHAITNSGPCTRCASDQYFSRRAAAGVTTGLQMSFVGFAP
- a CDS encoding Gfo/Idh/MocA family oxidoreductase, coding for MSTPVAAEIRVGIIGAGHICQTHSLMLRRISDRTNGSVRVIAVADREAKAAENLAARWPQARALASTAEVIADQTVDAVWICTPTAHHREACLMAARAGKHIFCEKPLAMTAADAQEMASAIHSAGVISQVGLVLRFSPVYTVIRALVSEPSAGAVLAVTMRDDQDFPIRGVHNSAWRNDPSVTAGGTLVEHSVHDFDLLTWMFGPLRRIYCRTRNLNGASGIEDFGATQMEFAAGFHGQLTSVWHRMIGRPSNRRLEIFAESLFLACDHDSSGPIVVQRASAAREEILSEAKVMERFTQILLSERPYLSPLKDSFALPYALEDGVFLAALRGECKADPAFAEGIKAQQLVEAAYASSRQGLPVAVQI